In the Flagellimonas sp. MMG031 genome, one interval contains:
- a CDS encoding FG-GAP-like repeat-containing protein, producing the protein MKLKYITLSLVLLGLSACNSKKEDQTAQEAKKETLFTLLSPEESGVTFINKVENRKDFNIFKYRNFYNGGGVAIGDVNNDGLQDIYLTGNMEPNRLYLNKGNMKFEDISEQAGVLGNKPWSTGVVMVDINHDGLLDIYVCNAGNMEGNNHDNDLYINNGDLTFTEKAEEYNLAKTGFTTHASFFDYDKDGDLDAYILNNSNIPVSSLGYAEQRDVRAQDWEGVPDIFKGVGDMLLRNDDGKFVDVSEEAGIYGSLIGFGLGVLVTDFNGDLYPDIYVSNDFYERDYLYINQKDGTFSEEINDWTSHLSLSAMGIDVADINNDGHNDIFITDMLPEKEHRVKSVMEFEGYNVFNLKQNKDFGQQYIQNTLQLNNGNGTFSEVAYYSGIHATDWSWAGLMFDMDNDGLKDIFITNGINHDLTDLDFVDFFANEIVQKMALTGKKESIDSIINKMPIKPQPNYAYKNNGDISFTNANEEWGFELPSRSNGAAYGDLDNDGDLDLVINNVNTPAYIYKNNTESQLNNNYIQLKFKGPQGNPFGVGTLAKLYFDGNIVNQELIPSRGFQSSIQYDMTIGLGKTAQLDSIRIVWPDERTQKFENVQANQVLNIEHTNATETYVLPKKEVKKSYLKEMDANFAAAHQEDSYNDFDYEGLISHKLSQEGPSLAVADVDGDGNEDFFIGGAKGQPGIVYLHRGNGRITAKNSASLEADKNFEDVAAAFFDADGDGDLDLVVGSGGNNVGMERTYVARLYLNDGNGNFSKSGNELPSTYKNIATIAPHDYDDDGDIDLFIGSRSVVGVYGISPDHLLLENMGDGTFTDVTERLGYDLKDAGMVTDSQWQDMDGDGKKDLIVTAEWDTPKIYKNTGRRLTKMDSSLDSLYGWWNTVETADLDGDGDQDLILGNQGLNLHYKPTEYAPMKLYINDYDNNGTIEQIMTLQENGGDYPIHQKRELTEQLPNLKKQNLKASDYAHRTIHQLFPEEVMAKSIVKKAETSASVIAINEGNGTFTIKNLPARVQLSCVCDITCTDVNNDGNLDLIMAGNNYEFKPQFSRLDASQGNLLLGDGQLGFTWQDYETSGFKVRDEVKYLKQFKDKNGKTYVIAAVNNNKPKIFAINE; encoded by the coding sequence ATGAAACTGAAATATATCACCCTATCCCTTGTACTACTAGGTCTATCTGCCTGCAACAGCAAAAAAGAAGACCAAACCGCACAAGAAGCGAAAAAAGAGACCCTTTTCACGTTGCTCTCACCTGAGGAAAGTGGCGTTACCTTCATCAACAAAGTAGAGAACAGAAAGGATTTCAACATTTTTAAATACCGAAACTTTTACAACGGAGGTGGCGTGGCCATCGGCGACGTGAACAACGACGGGCTTCAGGATATTTACCTTACCGGAAACATGGAACCCAACAGACTTTATCTCAACAAGGGCAACATGAAGTTCGAGGATATTTCCGAGCAGGCCGGGGTACTGGGGAACAAACCTTGGTCCACTGGGGTGGTTATGGTGGACATCAACCACGATGGCCTTCTGGACATCTATGTCTGTAATGCAGGGAACATGGAAGGCAATAACCACGACAACGACCTCTACATCAACAACGGGGATTTGACCTTTACCGAAAAAGCAGAAGAATACAACTTGGCCAAAACAGGCTTTACCACACATGCCTCCTTTTTTGATTATGACAAGGATGGCGATTTGGACGCCTATATCCTCAACAACAGCAACATCCCCGTTAGCAGCCTTGGTTATGCGGAACAACGAGACGTAAGGGCGCAAGACTGGGAAGGTGTTCCAGATATTTTTAAGGGTGTGGGCGATATGCTGCTGCGCAATGACGACGGTAAATTTGTGGATGTCAGCGAAGAAGCCGGCATTTACGGAAGTCTTATCGGATTTGGTCTTGGTGTTTTGGTTACCGATTTTAACGGAGACCTTTACCCAGATATCTACGTATCCAACGATTTTTATGAAAGGGACTACCTCTATATCAACCAAAAAGATGGCACTTTTAGTGAGGAAATCAACGACTGGACCTCCCATTTGAGCCTATCCGCCATGGGAATCGACGTGGCCGACATCAACAATGATGGACATAACGATATTTTTATCACCGATATGCTTCCGGAGAAAGAGCATCGGGTTAAATCAGTGATGGAATTTGAAGGGTACAACGTATTTAACCTGAAACAGAATAAGGATTTCGGACAACAGTACATTCAAAATACCTTACAGCTCAACAATGGCAACGGCACTTTTTCCGAAGTTGCCTACTACAGCGGCATACACGCCACCGATTGGAGCTGGGCCGGCCTTATGTTCGATATGGACAATGATGGTCTTAAGGACATTTTTATCACCAACGGTATCAACCACGACCTGACGGATTTGGATTTTGTGGATTTCTTCGCCAACGAGATTGTGCAAAAAATGGCGCTGACCGGAAAAAAGGAGTCCATAGACTCCATCATCAACAAAATGCCCATAAAGCCACAGCCCAACTATGCATACAAGAACAATGGCGATATTTCCTTTACCAATGCAAATGAGGAATGGGGTTTTGAGCTCCCCTCCCGCTCCAATGGTGCCGCCTATGGCGATTTGGACAACGATGGGGATTTGGACCTAGTCATCAATAACGTGAACACTCCCGCTTACATTTATAAAAACAATACGGAGTCCCAGTTGAACAATAACTACATACAGCTCAAGTTCAAAGGACCCCAAGGCAACCCTTTTGGCGTGGGCACTTTGGCCAAGCTTTATTTCGATGGAAATATTGTCAACCAAGAATTGATTCCCTCAAGAGGATTTCAATCCTCCATCCAGTACGATATGACCATTGGACTGGGAAAAACCGCTCAATTGGATTCCATCCGCATCGTTTGGCCCGATGAACGCACCCAGAAATTTGAAAACGTACAAGCCAATCAAGTCCTGAATATAGAACATACCAATGCAACCGAAACCTACGTCCTTCCAAAAAAGGAGGTGAAAAAATCCTATCTCAAGGAAATGGATGCCAATTTTGCGGCTGCACATCAGGAGGATAGCTACAATGATTTTGATTACGAAGGATTGATTTCCCACAAACTTTCCCAAGAGGGACCCTCCCTTGCGGTTGCCGATGTTGACGGCGATGGCAACGAAGACTTCTTTATCGGAGGCGCCAAAGGTCAGCCTGGAATCGTATACCTGCATCGAGGTAATGGCAGGATAACTGCAAAAAACAGTGCTTCCCTCGAAGCTGACAAGAATTTTGAGGACGTGGCCGCAGCTTTTTTTGATGCTGATGGCGATGGGGACCTCGATTTGGTCGTTGGCTCAGGAGGCAACAATGTGGGCATGGAGCGTACATACGTTGCCCGACTTTACCTCAATGATGGCAATGGGAACTTTTCAAAATCAGGGAATGAACTGCCATCCACCTATAAAAACATCGCGACCATAGCACCGCATGACTATGACGATGACGGCGACATAGACCTATTTATAGGCTCCCGAAGCGTAGTTGGCGTGTACGGAATCTCTCCAGACCACCTGTTATTGGAAAATATGGGTGATGGCACCTTTACCGATGTTACCGAACGTTTGGGGTACGATTTAAAAGATGCCGGAATGGTGACCGATTCCCAATGGCAGGACATGGACGGGGACGGTAAAAAAGATTTGATCGTCACCGCAGAATGGGACACCCCAAAAATCTATAAAAACACGGGAAGGAGATTGACCAAAATGGACAGCTCTCTGGACAGCCTCTACGGATGGTGGAATACCGTGGAGACCGCAGACTTGGATGGTGATGGCGACCAGGACTTGATTCTGGGCAACCAAGGTCTAAACCTACATTACAAGCCCACGGAATATGCCCCGATGAAACTCTACATCAACGATTATGACAACAACGGGACCATAGAGCAGATTATGACCCTTCAGGAAAATGGAGGGGATTATCCCATTCACCAAAAAAGGGAACTCACCGAACAATTACCCAACCTCAAAAAGCAAAACCTCAAGGCTTCTGATTATGCCCACCGAACGATTCACCAACTATTCCCTGAAGAGGTAATGGCCAAATCGATAGTGAAAAAAGCGGAAACCTCAGCATCAGTAATCGCCATAAATGAAGGCAACGGTACGTTTACGATCAAAAATCTTCCCGCTCGGGTACAGTTGTCCTGCGTTTGTGATATCACTTGTACTGATGTCAACAACGATGGCAATTTGGATTTGATCATGGCCGGGAACAACTACGAATTCAAACCGCAATTTTCCCGATTGGATGCCAGCCAAGGCAATCTCCTTTTGGGCGATGGGCAGCTTGGCTTTACATGGCAAGATTATGAAACCAGTGGATTCAAGGTTCGGGATGAAGTAAAATACCTGAAGCAATTCAAGGACAAAAACGGAAAAACTTACGTTATTGCGGCCGTAAACAATAACAAACCAAAGATTTTTGCCATCAATGAATAG
- a CDS encoding VCBS repeat-containing protein, whose translation MNRFLIIILITLGVVSCKKEGSLFENPESQKTGVEFTNTLTPTDDLSILDYLYFYNGGGVSIGDINNDGLPDIFFSGNQVKNKLYLNKGNLQFEDISTSAGIEGNSSWNTGTTMADINGDGLLDIYVCAVVGINGFNGFNELYINNGDNTFTESAAQYGLDFDSYSSNASFFDYDLDGDLDLYLLNHAVHTQNSFGRFDLRYERRYETGDKLLRNDNGKFTDVSEEAGIYGGINGYGLGLAIADFNQDGYPDIYVGNDFHEDDYYYLNNGDGTFTESLKKYFGHTSRFSMGNDVADINNDGRPDFLSLDMLPEDEVALKSSEGDDNVQTQKMRIDRFGYHYQFTRNMLFVNQPDGNFMETALMSGIAATDWSWSALFGDYDLDGQQDVFISNGIPKRPNDLDFIKFVSTEQIKQKIDNTKLVDQKALELMPSGNVHNYVFKGNKDLQFQDMSEIWVTKDTLISGATAMGDLDGDGDLDLVTNNIDHPASLYINKTNGKGNYLKVKFHYTKNNRFGIGTKVYAYNKEGLQFKELFTTRGFQASSEPMVHFGYASDQPLDSLKIIWPDKTYQVLTNVNLNQTLTISPSNTRPFDYGSISAKKQPMFTPVNNRLGLDFTHVEDNYTDFNREKLIPYQISDRGPALAIGDLTGDGKEDVFFGGSKYISSRIFVQQDSIFVPKRFDSLQKDSIKEIVSASIADFDNDGKNDIITSSGGGDFYGTSEALLDAFYVQKDTVFEAVALPEIYQNSSVVKPFDFDDDGDLDVFIGGHTLTGKFGTLATSVLLENQGGKFKARKEFESFAKGMVTDAIWSDFDGDSITDLILVGEWMAPKFLKYQNGAFTEVAQLDLTGLWQTIEPFDMDGDGDMDYLLGNWGTNSKFKASKKHPMRLYFNDFDENGQTETITAMEKNGNYYALETLDGLASQLVYLKKKYTTYKSFAGQTIEEIFGEDALDASTLLEVNTLQSGYARNDGGTFTFVPFNNALQVSPIMSILVDDFDGDGKKEALLGGNYFGVKPYHGRLDSFPGALIKNEDDIVLGNQLGLDFTKKSVRHLQTFTVQNQKYVLAVFNDDVAQVYKINK comes from the coding sequence ATGAATAGGTTTCTCATCATAATATTGATTACCCTTGGTGTTGTCTCCTGCAAAAAGGAAGGGAGTCTTTTTGAAAACCCCGAATCCCAAAAAACAGGAGTTGAGTTTACGAATACCCTCACCCCTACTGATGATTTGAGCATATTGGATTACCTGTACTTCTACAACGGAGGAGGCGTATCCATCGGCGATATCAACAATGATGGCTTGCCGGACATCTTCTTCAGTGGAAACCAAGTCAAGAACAAATTGTACCTCAACAAGGGCAACCTACAGTTTGAGGACATCTCGACCTCCGCAGGAATAGAAGGCAATAGCAGTTGGAATACCGGCACCACCATGGCCGACATTAACGGGGATGGCTTATTGGACATCTACGTTTGTGCCGTAGTGGGCATTAATGGCTTCAATGGCTTCAATGAGCTGTATATCAACAATGGGGACAATACCTTTACCGAAAGTGCCGCGCAATATGGGCTGGATTTCGACTCGTATAGTTCCAACGCCTCTTTTTTTGATTATGACCTTGATGGCGATTTGGACCTCTATCTACTTAACCATGCCGTACATACCCAAAACTCCTTTGGACGTTTTGACCTGCGGTACGAACGTCGGTACGAAACTGGGGACAAACTGCTCCGCAACGACAACGGAAAGTTTACCGATGTAAGTGAAGAAGCCGGCATCTACGGCGGAATCAATGGATACGGACTTGGATTGGCCATTGCTGATTTTAATCAAGATGGCTACCCCGATATTTATGTGGGCAACGACTTCCACGAGGACGATTACTACTACCTCAACAATGGCGACGGAACCTTTACCGAAAGCCTAAAAAAATATTTTGGTCACACCTCCAGATTTTCCATGGGGAACGACGTGGCCGACATCAACAACGATGGCCGCCCTGATTTTCTTTCCTTGGATATGCTTCCCGAAGACGAAGTGGCACTAAAATCATCGGAAGGGGACGACAATGTCCAAACCCAAAAAATGCGCATCGACCGTTTTGGGTACCACTATCAGTTTACCCGCAACATGCTTTTTGTGAACCAACCCGATGGCAACTTCATGGAAACCGCGCTAATGAGCGGCATCGCTGCTACGGATTGGAGTTGGAGCGCCCTCTTTGGTGATTACGACCTGGACGGACAACAAGACGTCTTTATTTCGAACGGGATTCCGAAAAGACCGAACGACCTTGATTTTATCAAATTTGTGTCCACAGAACAAATCAAACAAAAAATCGACAATACTAAACTGGTGGACCAAAAAGCACTGGAGCTGATGCCTTCGGGCAATGTTCATAACTACGTATTTAAGGGAAACAAAGACCTGCAATTTCAGGATATGTCCGAAATATGGGTGACCAAGGATACCCTGATTTCCGGTGCCACCGCAATGGGCGATTTGGATGGTGACGGTGATTTGGATTTGGTTACCAACAATATCGACCATCCCGCATCGCTCTACATCAACAAAACCAACGGAAAGGGCAATTACCTAAAGGTAAAGTTCCACTATACCAAGAATAATAGATTCGGTATTGGCACCAAGGTGTATGCTTACAACAAGGAAGGACTTCAATTTAAGGAACTATTTACCACTCGCGGGTTTCAGGCCTCTTCCGAACCTATGGTTCATTTTGGATATGCCTCGGACCAGCCTTTGGATTCCTTAAAAATTATTTGGCCCGATAAAACCTATCAAGTGCTGACGAACGTCAACTTGAACCAAACATTGACCATAAGTCCATCCAATACCCGACCGTTTGATTACGGCAGCATTAGTGCAAAGAAACAACCGATGTTTACTCCCGTGAACAATAGATTGGGCTTGGACTTTACACATGTGGAGGACAATTATACCGATTTTAACCGTGAAAAACTGATTCCCTATCAGATTTCCGATAGAGGTCCCGCCCTTGCCATTGGGGATTTAACAGGCGATGGAAAAGAAGATGTCTTTTTTGGAGGGTCCAAGTACATATCCTCCCGAATCTTTGTGCAACAGGATTCCATATTTGTGCCGAAACGTTTTGATAGCCTTCAAAAAGACTCCATCAAAGAGATAGTTTCCGCGAGCATTGCAGACTTTGACAATGACGGCAAGAATGATATTATCACCAGTTCCGGCGGCGGTGACTTTTATGGAACTTCGGAGGCTCTTTTAGATGCTTTTTACGTACAAAAAGACACTGTATTTGAAGCCGTTGCACTACCAGAAATCTACCAAAACTCCTCGGTCGTCAAACCTTTCGACTTTGATGATGATGGTGATTTGGACGTGTTTATTGGTGGACATACACTAACCGGTAAATTTGGAACCCTGGCCACCTCGGTTTTGCTCGAGAACCAAGGAGGCAAATTTAAAGCCAGAAAAGAGTTTGAATCGTTCGCCAAAGGGATGGTTACCGATGCCATTTGGAGCGATTTTGATGGGGATTCCATCACCGACCTTATTTTGGTCGGGGAATGGATGGCCCCAAAATTCTTAAAATACCAGAACGGAGCGTTCACCGAAGTGGCACAATTGGATTTGACCGGACTTTGGCAGACCATTGAACCCTTTGATATGGATGGTGACGGGGACATGGACTACCTTTTGGGCAACTGGGGCACCAATTCCAAGTTTAAGGCATCCAAAAAACACCCCATGAGGCTTTATTTCAACGATTTTGATGAAAATGGTCAGACCGAGACCATCACAGCCATGGAAAAGAACGGGAACTACTATGCCTTGGAAACCTTGGACGGACTAGCATCGCAATTGGTTTATCTCAAAAAGAAATATACCACTTACAAATCCTTTGCCGGACAGACCATCGAAGAAATTTTCGGGGAAGATGCTTTGGATGCATCGACACTGTTGGAAGTAAACACCTTACAATCGGGCTATGCCAGAAACGACGGTGGCACATTTACCTTTGTCCCGTTCAACAATGCGCTTCAGGTATCTCCCATCATGTCCATTCTAGTGGACGATTTCGATGGGGATGGCAAAAAGGAAGCACTTTTGGGAGGTAATTATTTTGGGGTAAAGCCCTACCACGGCAGATTGGACTCGTTTCCGGGCGCCCTTATCAAAAATGAAGATGATATCGTTTTAGGAAACCAACTTGGGTTGGATTTTACCAAAAAATCGGTTCGTCATCTACAAACTTTTACAGTACAAAATCAAAAATATGTGTTGGCCGTCTTCAATGATGATGTAGCACAAGTATATAAAATCAATAAGTAA
- a CDS encoding vanadium-dependent haloperoxidase gives MIKKGILLIAAILLVLASCQKKEEPIEISPEELHASVDKVIEIMIHDIFSPPVASRIFAYPNIAAYEIVALKNDKYKSLAGQVTDLGNIPAPKNEENINFEMAALVAHMDLSKRLIFSEERMETFRDSLYTIWMDKNEPVFNASKEYGLEVADFIGEWMNKDNYKETRTMPKFSVNSEDPSRWQPTPPAYMNGIEPHWEKIRPFAIDSAQQFKPIPPPEFSMEEDSQFYKEVMEVYEVRKNMIGKGDKSEEIAIAQFWDCNPYVSVTRGHLMFATKKITPGAHWIGITKIASRKTNSDFAKTVYAYTKTSIAIADAFISCWDEKYRSNLIRPETVINEYIDDSWEPVLQTPPFPEYTSGHSVVSGAAAIALTSIFGDNFAFDDDTEVAYGLPVRSFSSFNQASDEAALSRMYGGIHYRAAIDVGIKQGRDLGKFVVDKLDMTKG, from the coding sequence ATGATAAAAAAAGGAATACTACTGATCGCAGCCATTTTGCTGGTTTTGGCATCTTGCCAGAAAAAAGAGGAACCCATTGAAATTTCTCCGGAGGAATTGCACGCTTCGGTGGACAAGGTCATTGAAATCATGATTCATGATATATTTTCACCGCCCGTAGCCAGCAGAATTTTTGCGTACCCCAACATTGCCGCTTACGAAATTGTTGCCTTAAAAAATGACAAATACAAGTCGTTGGCGGGCCAAGTAACCGATTTAGGAAACATTCCCGCTCCTAAAAATGAGGAAAACATCAATTTTGAAATGGCTGCTTTGGTGGCCCACATGGATTTGAGCAAGCGTCTCATTTTTTCGGAAGAACGGATGGAGACTTTCCGGGACAGCTTGTACACCATTTGGATGGACAAAAATGAACCCGTTTTTAACGCCTCTAAGGAATATGGTTTGGAAGTGGCCGATTTTATTGGGGAATGGATGAACAAAGACAATTATAAGGAGACCCGTACCATGCCCAAGTTCTCCGTGAATTCTGAAGATCCTTCGCGTTGGCAGCCCACTCCCCCAGCCTATATGAACGGTATTGAGCCCCACTGGGAAAAAATCCGTCCTTTTGCCATCGATTCAGCTCAGCAATTCAAGCCCATACCCCCGCCAGAATTTTCCATGGAAGAAGATTCCCAGTTTTACAAAGAGGTGATGGAGGTTTACGAGGTTCGCAAAAACATGATCGGTAAAGGCGATAAATCAGAAGAGATAGCCATTGCACAGTTTTGGGACTGTAACCCTTACGTTTCTGTGACCCGTGGACATTTGATGTTTGCCACCAAAAAGATTACGCCTGGTGCACACTGGATAGGCATTACCAAAATCGCATCCCGTAAAACGAACTCCGATTTTGCCAAAACGGTTTATGCCTATACCAAGACATCCATTGCCATTGCCGATGCCTTTATCAGCTGTTGGGACGAAAAGTACCGAAGCAATCTCATCCGCCCGGAAACCGTCATCAACGAGTACATCGACGACAGTTGGGAGCCAGTGTTGCAAACCCCGCCATTCCCAGAATACACAAGCGGACATAGTGTGGTCTCCGGAGCTGCGGCTATTGCACTGACCAGTATTTTTGGCGATAACTTTGCCTTTGATGATGATACAGAAGTAGCCTACGGCCTTCCGGTACGTTCTTTTTCCTCGTTCAACCAAGCATCCGACGAGGCGGCATTGAGCCGAATGTACGGTGGTATCCATTATAGGGCGGCTATCGATGTTGGGATAAAGCAAGGTAGGGACCTAGGGAAATTTGTGGTCGATAAATTGGACATGACAAAAGGCTAA
- a CDS encoding AraC family transcriptional regulator, which yields MRKISSIILALVVGVILWYFVLKPQDYQVNFKAKAIPGTIFESVKAWNQGFDSVIPLDYESPRHFRQTILVNDSLQVFEWEIQKVHDSLSEVQVNITDLDYSFNNRLGVPFSDTDFEKGSRRLLLDFNDFLNDHIQLFTVSIEGEEEIFSSFCACIPLTTTTEGKALGMMKNHNFLNGILLQNQVQLNGPPFVQVVDWDLKNNRLSYNFCNPIIRSEKLPDHPDIVYKRIFSQNAIKAIYHGNYITSDRAWFALLDYAEEKNIPVERTPIEVFYNNPNMGGNELEWTTEVFMPIKESDE from the coding sequence ATGAGGAAGATCAGTTCAATAATCCTTGCCCTTGTGGTAGGAGTGATTTTATGGTACTTTGTATTAAAACCCCAGGATTATCAGGTCAATTTTAAGGCCAAGGCCATTCCTGGGACCATATTTGAATCGGTAAAGGCTTGGAACCAAGGATTTGATTCCGTTATACCGCTGGATTACGAAAGTCCTAGACATTTTAGGCAAACCATTTTGGTAAACGATTCCCTGCAGGTATTTGAGTGGGAAATCCAAAAAGTGCATGACTCATTGAGCGAAGTTCAAGTAAACATAACAGACTTGGATTATTCCTTCAATAATCGTTTGGGCGTCCCTTTTTCCGATACCGATTTTGAAAAAGGCTCCAGACGGTTACTTTTGGATTTCAACGATTTTTTGAACGACCATATCCAACTTTTTACAGTATCGATTGAAGGCGAAGAGGAAATATTTTCATCCTTTTGTGCCTGTATACCGCTTACCACCACCACGGAAGGCAAAGCTTTGGGCATGATGAAGAACCACAATTTTTTAAATGGTATCTTGCTTCAAAACCAAGTGCAATTGAACGGCCCTCCATTTGTTCAAGTAGTGGATTGGGACTTGAAGAACAACCGCCTGTCCTATAACTTCTGTAATCCCATAATCCGTTCGGAGAAACTTCCAGACCATCCAGATATCGTATACAAACGGATATTCTCCCAAAACGCAATTAAAGCCATCTATCATGGCAATTATATCACGTCTGACAGAGCATGGTTCGCATTGTTGGATTATGCCGAGGAAAAGAACATCCCTGTTGAGCGCACGCCGATAGAGGTTTTCTACAATAACCCCAATATGGGAGGGAATGAACTGGAGTGGACCACGGAAGTGTTTATGCCCATAAAGGAAAGTGATGAATAA